The following proteins come from a genomic window of Deinococcus aerophilus:
- a CDS encoding amidase, translating to MPLSPDFYDPQRAWAYRPAQPLAGAPGGPLSDLSFSVKDLYGVPGWPLHASTRAPVPDPGESVLVRRLLDLGACAVGKTHLHEVALGITGMNGFGGTAHPHDPQRVAGGSSSGAAVSVALNQVDFALGTDTGGSIRVPAAWCGVAGYKPTQGHPDWSTGGVLPLSWTCDHAGPLAREVATLARVHGALTGRPIEPQDWTGVRVGLWLPDGWTDPAVREATLAFAAGLAARGAEVSPVQLPEMLDAYSPIVLSEAAAVHAEALRAEDPGFLPFTLGALRQGAALTQTQVQHAFDRRAEYRALLDGLLTAFDVLLAPAVPTPPPLSGQDEVTVGGGTVGGVTVSEEVMPLRRAVLRLTAPFSLLGTPTVSLPTATPFVGVQLVGRHGEDDRLLGLGLAWEG from the coding sequence ATGCCCCTGTCCCCGGATTTCTATGACCCCCAGCGTGCCTGGGCCTACCGCCCGGCGCAGCCCCTGGCGGGTGCGCCCGGCGGGCCGCTGTCGGACCTGAGCTTCAGCGTCAAGGACCTGTACGGCGTGCCCGGCTGGCCCCTACATGCGAGCACCCGCGCGCCCGTGCCGGACCCGGGTGAGAGCGTGCTCGTGCGCCGCCTGCTGGACCTGGGCGCGTGTGCTGTGGGCAAAACGCACCTGCACGAGGTCGCGCTGGGCATCACCGGTATGAACGGCTTCGGCGGCACCGCCCACCCCCATGATCCGCAGCGGGTGGCGGGCGGCAGCAGCAGTGGGGCGGCCGTGAGCGTGGCGCTGAATCAGGTGGACTTTGCGCTGGGCACCGATACGGGCGGCAGCATCCGCGTTCCGGCGGCGTGGTGCGGCGTGGCCGGCTACAAGCCCACCCAGGGCCACCCGGACTGGAGCACGGGGGGGGTGTTGCCGCTGTCGTGGACCTGTGACCATGCCGGACCGCTGGCCCGCGAGGTGGCGACCCTGGCGCGGGTACACGGCGCACTGACCGGGCGGCCCATTGAACCCCAGGACTGGACCGGCGTGCGCGTGGGCCTGTGGCTGCCGGACGGCTGGACCGACCCGGCGGTGCGGGAAGCGACCCTGGCCTTCGCCGCCGGGCTGGCCGCGCGCGGGGCCGAGGTCTCCCCTGTGCAGCTTCCGGAAATGCTGGACGCCTACTCTCCCATCGTGCTCAGCGAGGCGGCGGCGGTTCACGCGGAGGCGCTGCGCGCGGAGGACCCCGGCTTCCTGCCCTTCACGCTGGGAGCGCTGCGCCAGGGAGCGGCGCTGACGCAGACCCAGGTCCAGCACGCCTTTGACCGCCGCGCCGAGTACCGCGCGCTGCTGGACGGCCTGCTGACGGCCTTTGATGTCCTCCTGGCCCCCGCCGTACCCACCCCGCCCCCGCTGAGCGGCCAGGACGAGGTGACCGTGGGCGGGGGCACGGTGGGTGGGGTCACCGTGTCCGAGGAGGTCATGCCGCTGCGCCGCGCCGTGCTGCGGCTGACGGCCCCCTTCAGCCTGCTGGGAACCCCCACCGTGTCGCTGCCCACCGCCACCCCCTTTGTGGGCGTGCAGCTGGTGGGGCGGCACGGCGAGGACGACCGCCTGCTGGGGCTGGGACTGGCCTGGGAAGGCTAG
- a CDS encoding aminoglycoside phosphotransferase family protein: MTDPSGHPPEITSALVRRLIAAQFPQWADLPVTPVASGGWDNRTFHLGSTMTVRLPSAGAYAPQVDKEQRWLPVLAGHLPLPIPVPLGLGRPGEGYPWPWSVYRWLEGETMIPSCTADLPRLAADLGRFLGALQAVDATDGPPAGAHSFFRGASLQVYDAQTRQVLTALADEVGVRAATAVWEAALHTPWPRPPVWFHGDVAAGNLLIREDRLAAVIDFGCAGVGDPACDLVAAWTLFWGESREVFRAALPLDAATWARGRGWALWKALITLEEHREPEAGADPLRAAEARRVLGEVLADSVRGS; the protein is encoded by the coding sequence ATGACTGACCCCTCCGGCCACCCGCCAGAGATCACGTCCGCCCTCGTCCGGCGCCTGATCGCCGCGCAGTTTCCGCAGTGGGCCGATCTGCCCGTGACTCCGGTGGCCTCCGGCGGCTGGGACAACCGGACCTTTCATCTGGGGTCCACCATGACCGTGCGCCTGCCCAGCGCCGGGGCCTACGCCCCGCAGGTGGACAAGGAGCAGCGCTGGCTGCCGGTGCTCGCGGGGCATCTGCCGCTTCCCATCCCGGTTCCGCTGGGGTTGGGTCGTCCCGGCGAGGGCTATCCCTGGCCGTGGTCGGTGTACCGCTGGCTGGAGGGCGAGACCATGATCCCATCATGCACCGCCGACCTGCCACGCCTCGCCGCCGACCTGGGCCGGTTCCTGGGAGCGCTGCAGGCGGTGGACGCCACGGATGGGCCCCCGGCGGGCGCCCACAGCTTCTTTCGCGGCGCCTCCCTGCAGGTGTATGACGCGCAGACTCGGCAGGTCCTGACCGCCCTGGCGGATGAGGTGGGTGTCCGGGCGGCCACGGCGGTCTGGGAAGCGGCCCTGCACACACCGTGGCCGCGCCCGCCCGTGTGGTTCCACGGCGACGTCGCGGCGGGCAACCTGCTCATCCGGGAAGACCGGCTGGCCGCCGTCATCGACTTCGGCTGTGCGGGGGTGGGCGACCCCGCCTGCGATCTGGTGGCCGCCTGGACGCTGTTCTGGGGCGAGAGCCGGGAGGTGTTCCGCGCAGCCCTGCCGCTGGACGCCGCCACCTGGGCGCGGGGCCGGGGCTGGGCGCTGTGGAAGGCGCTGATCACCCTGGAGGAACACCGGGAACCGGAAGCCGGCGCCGACCCGCTCAGGGCTGCTGAGGCCCGGCGGGTCCTGGGTGAGGTGCTGGCCGATTCAGTCCGGGGTTCCTGA
- the miaB gene encoding tRNA (N6-isopentenyl adenosine(37)-C2)-methylthiotransferase MiaB produces MKAHMITYGCQMNEYDTHLVESQLVSFGADLVGSIDEADFVLINTCAVRGKPVDKVRSVLGQLRKVKATRPLVVGMMGCLAQLEEGQQMARKFEVDVLLGPGSLLDIGAALESNERFWGLQFKDELHAHIPPPPSGKLQAHLTIMRGCDHHCTYCIVPTTRGPQVSRSPDDILRELDMQLAAGVQEVTLLGQNVNAYGVDGGARLAGYPSFADLLRLVGRSGVRRIKFTTSHPMNFTEDVAAAMAETPAVCEFVHLPVQSGSSRVLRRMAREYTREKYLGHIADIKKHLPNVVLATDIIVGFPGETEEDFQETLSLYDEVGYDSAYMFIYSPRPGTPSYKHFADLPRELKTERLQRLIVKQKEWSNRKNAEKVGTVQEVLLRGDAHSEGFLEGHTRGNHPTVVPKAIGAEGAGIYRVQIGHATPHMLYGQILGADGQPLPEVPRLEPQAAALSSPLQMA; encoded by the coding sequence ATGAAAGCACACATGATCACCTACGGGTGTCAGATGAACGAGTACGACACGCACCTGGTCGAGTCTCAGCTGGTCAGCTTCGGCGCGGACCTGGTGGGCAGCATCGACGAGGCCGATTTCGTGCTGATCAACACCTGCGCGGTGCGCGGCAAGCCGGTGGACAAGGTCCGCAGCGTGCTGGGACAGCTGCGCAAGGTCAAGGCCACACGCCCGCTGGTGGTCGGCATGATGGGCTGCCTCGCGCAGCTGGAAGAGGGCCAGCAGATGGCCCGCAAGTTCGAGGTGGACGTGTTGCTGGGGCCGGGCAGCCTGCTGGACATCGGGGCGGCGCTGGAGAGCAACGAGCGCTTCTGGGGCCTGCAGTTCAAGGACGAACTGCACGCACACATTCCGCCGCCCCCCAGCGGCAAGCTGCAGGCGCACCTGACCATCATGCGCGGCTGCGACCACCACTGCACCTACTGCATCGTGCCCACCACACGCGGCCCCCAGGTCAGCCGCTCGCCCGACGACATCCTGCGCGAGCTGGACATGCAGCTGGCGGCGGGCGTGCAGGAAGTGACCCTGCTCGGCCAGAACGTGAATGCCTATGGCGTGGACGGAGGAGCGCGGCTGGCCGGGTACCCCAGCTTTGCCGATCTGCTGCGGCTGGTGGGGCGCAGCGGCGTGCGGCGCATCAAGTTCACGACCAGCCACCCCATGAACTTCACCGAGGACGTGGCCGCCGCCATGGCCGAGACGCCCGCCGTGTGCGAGTTCGTGCATCTGCCGGTGCAGAGCGGCAGCAGCCGGGTCCTGCGCCGCATGGCCCGCGAGTACACCCGCGAGAAGTACCTGGGCCACATCGCCGACATCAAAAAGCATCTGCCCAACGTGGTCCTGGCGACCGACATCATCGTGGGCTTCCCTGGCGAGACCGAGGAAGACTTTCAGGAAACGCTGAGCCTGTACGACGAGGTCGGCTACGACAGCGCCTACATGTTCATCTACAGCCCGCGCCCCGGCACGCCCAGCTACAAACACTTTGCCGACCTGCCCCGTGAGCTGAAGACCGAGAGGCTCCAGCGCCTGATCGTGAAGCAAAAGGAATGGAGCAACCGCAAGAACGCCGAGAAGGTCGGCACGGTGCAGGAAGTGCTGCTGCGCGGTGACGCCCACAGCGAGGGCTTTCTGGAAGGCCACACGCGCGGCAACCACCCCACCGTGGTGCCCAAGGCCATCGGCGCGGAGGGCGCGGGCATCTACCGCGTGCAGATTGGCCACGCCACGCCGCACATGCTCTACGGCCAGATCCTGGGCGCAGACGGTCAGCCGCTGCCCGAGGTCCCCCGGCTGGAGCCTCAGGCAGCGGCGCTGAGCAGTCCCCTGCAGATGGCATAG
- a CDS encoding aldo/keto reductase, with the protein MDYVRLGNSGLKVSRIALGTMTYGDPEWRPWVLGEEESRPFIQRALELGINFFDTADMYSVGRSEEVVGRALKDFARRDQVIIATKVFNAMGPGPNDRGLSRKHVMDAVQASLKRLGTDYIDLYQIHRFDPETPLEETLEALHDLVKLGMVRYIGASSMLAYQFARSLYLADLRGWTRFVSMQNHYNLVYREEEREMMPLCREEGIGVIPWSPLARGFLAGNRRGGEARTTRAGSDPFADRLYQTEGDYEIADRAAQVAERLEVTPAQVATAWLLAQPGVSAPIIGASKMPHLEQAVAALSVRLSSEDMKQLEEPYRPHPVLGI; encoded by the coding sequence ATGGACTATGTTCGGCTGGGCAACAGCGGTCTCAAGGTCTCGCGCATCGCCCTGGGCACCATGACCTACGGTGACCCGGAGTGGCGTCCCTGGGTCCTCGGGGAGGAGGAGAGCCGCCCCTTTATCCAGCGGGCGCTGGAACTCGGCATCAACTTCTTTGATACCGCCGACATGTACAGCGTGGGCCGCAGCGAGGAGGTCGTGGGCCGCGCCCTGAAGGACTTTGCCCGGCGCGATCAGGTCATCATCGCCACCAAGGTCTTTAACGCGATGGGACCGGGTCCCAATGACCGGGGCCTGTCGCGCAAGCACGTCATGGACGCGGTGCAGGCGAGTCTGAAACGACTGGGCACCGATTACATCGACCTGTATCAGATCCACCGCTTCGATCCGGAGACGCCGCTGGAAGAGACCCTGGAGGCGCTGCACGATCTGGTCAAGCTGGGCATGGTGCGCTACATCGGGGCGAGTTCCATGCTCGCGTATCAATTCGCCCGCAGCCTGTACTTGGCCGACCTGCGCGGCTGGACCCGCTTCGTGTCCATGCAGAACCATTACAACCTGGTCTACCGCGAGGAAGAGCGCGAGATGATGCCGCTGTGCCGCGAGGAGGGGATTGGCGTGATTCCGTGGAGCCCGCTCGCCCGCGGCTTTCTGGCCGGCAACCGCCGGGGTGGGGAGGCGCGGACCACCCGTGCAGGCAGCGATCCCTTCGCCGACCGGCTGTACCAGACCGAGGGCGACTATGAGATCGCCGACCGCGCCGCGCAGGTAGCCGAGCGCTTAGAGGTCACCCCGGCCCAGGTGGCGACCGCGTGGTTGCTCGCTCAGCCGGGTGTGAGCGCGCCGATCATCGGGGCGAGCAAGATGCCGCATCTGGAACAGGCGGTTGCTGCACTGTCGGTACGCCTTTCGTCCGAGGACATGAAGCAACTGGAAGAACCGTACCGGCCGCATCCAGTGCTGGGCATCTGA
- a CDS encoding class I SAM-dependent rRNA methyltransferase, translating into MTLQPAAVRRIAGRYPFGHSGDIADADAGIAPGEVVDVKAPGGQFVARGYFNPEGATPLRLLTWEREDIDLKFYRARVRSALKRRAGRILNTDALRVLHAEADGMPGVVADQFGAVLAVQLRNAGVERHRDLILKALREETGAACAYERSDTGERRREGLELKTGPLWGDLPERVTFHEDDLTLHFAPMEAQKTGFFLDQRDNRRLMRSLVTPGMGFLDVYSYTGGFSLHAARAGANSVAVDKDQTALAALEGAARTNGVQVGVRWGDALDVLAALEREKRSFGAAVLDPPTLAKRRDDVPRAKRIFTQGAAHALRMLTPEGHLLISTCAHYIRVDDLLDAARVAAAEADCDAEVVDVTYQPADHPHLLSVPESLYLKSILLRKQG; encoded by the coding sequence GTGACCCTCCAGCCCGCCGCCGTCCGGCGCATTGCCGGGCGCTACCCCTTTGGCCACAGCGGCGACATCGCCGACGCCGACGCGGGCATCGCTCCGGGCGAGGTCGTGGATGTCAAGGCCCCCGGCGGGCAGTTCGTCGCGCGCGGCTACTTCAACCCGGAGGGCGCGACCCCACTGCGGCTGCTGACCTGGGAGCGCGAGGACATTGACCTGAAATTCTACCGCGCCCGCGTTCGCTCGGCCCTGAAACGCCGTGCCGGACGCATCCTGAACACCGACGCCCTGCGGGTGCTGCACGCCGAGGCCGACGGCATGCCGGGCGTGGTTGCCGATCAGTTCGGCGCGGTGCTGGCCGTACAGCTGCGCAACGCGGGCGTCGAGCGCCACCGCGACTTGATTCTGAAGGCGCTGCGCGAGGAGACGGGAGCGGCGTGTGCCTACGAGCGCAGCGACACCGGCGAGCGCCGCCGTGAGGGGCTGGAGCTGAAGACCGGGCCGCTGTGGGGCGACCTCCCCGAGCGCGTGACCTTCCATGAAGATGACCTGACGCTGCACTTTGCCCCCATGGAAGCCCAGAAGACCGGTTTCTTTCTGGATCAGCGCGACAACCGCCGCCTGATGCGGTCTCTGGTCACCCCGGGCATGGGCTTTCTGGACGTGTATTCGTACACCGGGGGTTTCAGCCTGCACGCGGCCAGGGCCGGAGCGAACAGCGTGGCGGTGGACAAGGATCAGACCGCGCTGGCGGCGCTGGAGGGGGCCGCGCGGACCAACGGCGTGCAGGTGGGCGTGCGCTGGGGCGACGCGCTGGACGTCCTCGCGGCCCTGGAGCGCGAGAAACGCAGTTTCGGGGCCGCCGTGCTGGACCCGCCCACCCTGGCCAAGCGCCGTGACGACGTGCCGCGTGCCAAGCGCATCTTCACCCAGGGCGCGGCCCACGCGCTGCGGATGCTCACGCCGGAAGGCCACCTGCTGATCAGCACCTGCGCCCACTACATCCGGGTGGACGATCTGCTGGACGCCGCCCGCGTGGCCGCCGCCGAGGCCGACTGCGACGCAGAGGTGGTGGACGTCACATACCAGCCCGCCGACCACCCGCACCTGCTGAGCGTGCCCGAGAGCCTGTACCTCAAGAGCATCCTGCTGCGCAAGCAGGGCTGA
- a CDS encoding LEA type 2 family protein, whose amino-acid sequence MRLLPATALAVPTLTVLGLAACAPGPQVLQVPGVAVQSVRLTRLSLPGGLSGAPVADVSMTLRVTNPNPIALKMTNISATLVIDGADVGQASFPRVNVPARGSADQDADLSIPVTLNTAASFLKVARGQQVSYRLDGTFTADFGPLGLKEFGPFTLSQGQWKQPPVLPF is encoded by the coding sequence ATGCGCCTTCTTCCTGCCACCGCCCTCGCCGTACCGACCCTGACCGTCCTGGGACTGGCCGCGTGTGCGCCCGGTCCGCAGGTGCTGCAGGTGCCCGGAGTGGCCGTTCAGAGCGTGCGCCTGACCCGGCTGTCCCTGCCGGGCGGCCTCAGCGGCGCACCCGTAGCCGACGTGAGCATGACCCTGCGCGTGACCAATCCCAACCCGATTGCCCTGAAGATGACCAACATCTCTGCCACGCTGGTCATTGACGGCGCGGACGTGGGTCAGGCCAGTTTTCCGCGCGTGAACGTTCCCGCACGCGGATCAGCGGATCAGGACGCCGACCTGAGCATCCCGGTGACCCTGAACACCGCCGCCTCCTTCCTGAAAGTGGCGCGCGGCCAGCAGGTGTCCTACCGCCTGGACGGCACCTTCACGGCCGATTTCGGGCCGCTGGGCCTGAAGGAGTTCGGGCCGTTCACGCTGAGCCAGGGCCAGTGGAAGCAGCCGCCGGTCCTGCCGTTCTAG
- a CDS encoding TrmB family transcriptional regulator, with translation MSAVIHLQALGLTEYEARAYTALLALGRAVPARVARQAGIPRPKIYETLERLEGRGLAAKVGQNPLEYAPLSAREYLARARRSFDDRLGALDRDLSRLAPDPAPEAVYHLYGEAAIRSLCEDLTLNARHSLYIAGEASFAEHLERLTPRGVELRRSHLTGLPGIAAEGQRAFLLARDGEAALIAHFIVEGGVGDPHGVHTHNPVIIHLIEGYVNLASLQAASG, from the coding sequence ATGAGCGCCGTGATTCACCTGCAAGCGTTGGGCCTGACCGAATATGAAGCCCGCGCATATACCGCGCTGCTCGCCCTGGGCCGTGCCGTTCCGGCCCGTGTGGCGCGGCAGGCGGGCATCCCCCGTCCCAAGATCTACGAAACGCTGGAGCGTCTGGAGGGCCGCGGGCTGGCCGCCAAGGTGGGGCAGAACCCGCTGGAATACGCGCCCCTGAGCGCCCGCGAGTACCTGGCCCGCGCCCGCCGCTCCTTTGACGACCGGCTGGGGGCACTGGACCGTGACCTCTCGCGCCTGGCCCCCGACCCCGCCCCCGAGGCGGTGTACCACCTGTACGGCGAGGCCGCCATCCGCAGCCTGTGCGAGGACCTGACCCTGAATGCCCGGCACAGCCTGTACATAGCCGGGGAGGCCAGCTTTGCCGAGCATCTCGAGCGCCTGACCCCACGAGGCGTGGAGCTGCGCCGCAGCCACCTTACCGGTCTGCCCGGCATCGCCGCCGAGGGGCAGCGGGCGTTTTTGCTCGCCCGTGACGGAGAGGCGGCCCTGATCGCCCACTTCATCGTCGAGGGCGGGGTGGGCGACCCGCACGGCGTCCACACGCACAATCCGGTGATCATTCACCTGATCGAGGGCTACGTCAATCTGGCGTCTCTTCAGGCCGCATCGGGGTGA
- a CDS encoding amino acid ABC transporter permease: MTASKPARPTPAGGPLALWLVGAVVAFLALFFVITAVLRQMPDPIGPRADLFVEGARMTLQLTVVSGLIGLAIGMIAGIQKSSTSWLVRAPASFFIWLVRGTPLLVQILFVYNALPGILGAMGINLQLNEFWSAVIALSLNVGAYNAEVIRAGILAIPRGQGEAARSLGLSGGQTMTTVILPQALRIVVPPLVNNVVALLKDSSLASSIALLELTLAGSRVSSESFQPIPVLTTVAVVYLALTTVLTLFTDQLEKRTKIASR; this comes from the coding sequence ATGACGGCTTCGAAACCGGCCCGGCCCACCCCGGCAGGAGGACCGCTGGCCCTGTGGTTGGTGGGCGCGGTGGTGGCCTTTTTGGCGCTGTTCTTCGTGATCACCGCCGTGCTGCGGCAGATGCCCGACCCCATCGGCCCCCGCGCCGACCTGTTTGTGGAGGGGGCGCGCATGACCCTTCAGCTCACGGTGGTCAGCGGCCTGATCGGGCTGGCGATCGGCATGATCGCCGGTATCCAGAAGTCCAGCACGTCGTGGCTGGTGCGCGCTCCGGCGAGCTTTTTCATCTGGCTGGTGCGCGGCACGCCGCTGCTCGTGCAGATCCTGTTCGTATACAACGCGCTGCCGGGCATCCTGGGGGCGATGGGCATCAACCTGCAGCTCAACGAATTCTGGTCGGCAGTGATCGCGCTGTCCCTGAACGTGGGGGCCTACAACGCCGAGGTGATCCGCGCCGGGATTCTTGCCATTCCACGCGGGCAGGGCGAGGCGGCGCGCAGCCTGGGCCTCAGCGGGGGCCAGACCATGACCACCGTGATCTTGCCCCAGGCGCTGCGCATCGTGGTGCCGCCGCTGGTGAACAATGTCGTGGCGCTGCTCAAGGACTCCTCGCTGGCGTCGAGCATCGCGCTGCTGGAACTCACCCTGGCCGGATCGCGCGTCAGTTCCGAGAGCTTTCAGCCCATCCCGGTCCTCACCACCGTGGCGGTCGTGTACCTGGCCCTGACCACGGTCCTGACCCTGTTCACGGACCAGCTGGAAAAACGCACCAAGATCGCCAGCCGGTAA
- a CDS encoding HelD family protein yields the protein MSAPVSTRPPVHDSHPDFESEAAHLTGTVDAMLRQIDFWEDRDRQMGADLETSIILGDEAGEHAAMLSPHVHHPYFGSLKVRVGGREQTLYVGKHAFRDLKGPHSVVGWDSEVGSLFYSDALGWIPRRGGQGVIKRRRQLDIAAKTLHRVTDLYDDERGGDTGGREEVLLRRLEEGSTAGMRDVVETLQPEQNTAMRYPAGTPVIIQGAAGSGKTTIGFHRLSWMTHAERGPHQARAEACMVLMPNRVLATYAARILPELGIGGVTVTTPEGWATGLLGLEKLEVTDRTLTLLLTDHDNTRRALAWRRAKLLGDARMLDVVRTHLWNRYNAALRGQGLREEVALRHRDPQIFTVTDTQLHAMLRDVFAADPLDGYRAGFRRAIEAQALSQLNVTDDEEAGVLRQLSVPVTALLGRVFASTTPVTEARRLLASPESLAASGLLSEREIALLGTDPLSGIPTPRRAHADVTELPLMLAVQAFTGGIGRLDGRTLEPFDHVVLDEAQDYSPLLYALLGRATRPGHLTALGDLNQGMHGYKGPSNWEAVGAVLPGAEVLTLGRTYRSTRQITELGARIAATYNRAAQVQGVDRDGAEVQRYTAPEDAPYGELPLIAQAVKDAQAAGHTNIAIVTRRAVDADRLAEQLRDFDTDAQPITTQEHRFKGGLVVLPVSLAKGLEFSAAIVSSANVQTYDESTEYERRLLYVSASRALHWLALVSVGELHPLVA from the coding sequence ATGTCTGCACCCGTCTCCACCCGCCCGCCCGTCCACGACTCCCATCCCGACTTTGAATCCGAGGCCGCCCACCTGACGGGGACCGTGGACGCCATGTTGCGCCAGATCGACTTCTGGGAGGACCGTGACCGCCAGATGGGCGCGGACCTGGAAACGAGCATCATCCTAGGCGATGAGGCCGGTGAACACGCCGCGATGCTCTCGCCGCACGTCCACCACCCGTACTTCGGCAGCCTGAAGGTGCGGGTGGGTGGGCGCGAGCAGACGCTGTACGTGGGCAAGCACGCCTTTCGCGACCTCAAGGGGCCACACAGCGTGGTGGGCTGGGACAGCGAGGTGGGCAGCCTGTTCTACTCGGACGCGCTGGGCTGGATTCCGCGCCGGGGCGGGCAGGGCGTGATCAAGCGCCGGCGTCAGCTGGACATCGCGGCCAAGACCCTGCACCGCGTCACCGACCTGTACGACGACGAGCGCGGCGGCGACACCGGGGGCCGCGAGGAGGTGCTGCTGCGCCGCCTGGAGGAGGGCAGCACTGCCGGGATGCGTGACGTGGTGGAGACCCTGCAGCCCGAGCAGAACACCGCCATGCGCTATCCCGCCGGAACGCCGGTGATCATTCAGGGAGCGGCGGGCTCGGGCAAGACGACCATCGGTTTTCACCGGCTGTCGTGGATGACCCATGCCGAGCGCGGTCCCCACCAGGCGCGGGCCGAGGCGTGCATGGTCCTGATGCCCAACCGTGTGCTCGCCACCTACGCCGCGCGCATCCTGCCCGAACTGGGCATCGGCGGCGTGACCGTCACCACGCCCGAGGGCTGGGCCACCGGGTTGCTGGGCCTGGAAAAGCTGGAGGTCACCGACCGCACCCTGACCCTGCTGCTTACCGACCACGACAACACCCGCCGGGCGCTGGCGTGGCGGCGCGCCAAGTTGCTGGGCGACGCCCGCATGCTGGACGTGGTCCGCACCCACCTGTGGAACCGCTATAACGCCGCCCTGCGTGGTCAGGGCCTGCGCGAGGAGGTGGCGCTGCGCCACCGCGACCCACAGATCTTCACGGTCACGGACACCCAGCTGCACGCCATGCTGCGCGACGTGTTCGCCGCCGACCCGCTGGACGGCTACCGCGCCGGGTTCCGGCGGGCCATCGAGGCCCAGGCGCTGTCGCAGCTGAACGTGACGGACGACGAGGAGGCGGGCGTGCTGCGCCAGCTCTCGGTGCCGGTAACGGCGCTGCTGGGGCGCGTGTTCGCGAGCACCACCCCCGTGACCGAGGCCCGCCGTCTGCTGGCCAGCCCCGAGTCCCTGGCGGCCAGCGGCCTCCTGTCCGAGCGCGAGATTGCCCTGCTGGGCACCGACCCCCTGAGCGGCATTCCCACCCCGCGCCGCGCCCACGCCGACGTGACCGAGCTGCCGCTGATGCTGGCGGTGCAGGCCTTCACCGGGGGTATCGGGCGGCTGGACGGGCGCACCCTGGAACCATTTGACCATGTGGTGCTGGACGAGGCGCAGGACTACTCGCCGCTGCTGTACGCCCTGCTGGGCCGCGCCACCCGCCCCGGCCACCTCACCGCGCTGGGCGACCTGAACCAGGGGATGCACGGCTACAAGGGTCCCAGCAACTGGGAAGCGGTGGGGGCCGTGCTTCCGGGGGCCGAGGTGCTGACCCTGGGCCGCACCTACCGCTCCACCCGCCAGATCACCGAACTCGGTGCGCGGATTGCCGCCACCTACAACCGCGCCGCGCAGGTGCAGGGCGTGGACCGCGACGGTGCCGAGGTTCAGCGGTACACCGCGCCCGAGGACGCCCCATACGGCGAGTTGCCGTTGATTGCCCAGGCGGTCAAGGACGCGCAGGCGGCGGGCCACACCAACATCGCCATCGTTACGCGCCGGGCCGTGGACGCCGACCGGCTGGCCGAACAACTGCGCGACTTCGACACCGACGCCCAGCCCATCACCACGCAGGAACACCGCTTCAAGGGTGGGCTGGTGGTGCTGCCGGTCAGCCTCGCCAAGGGCCTGGAGTTCAGCGCGGCCATCGTCAGCAGCGCCAACGTCCAGACCTACGACGAGAGCACCGAGTACGAGCGCCGGTTGCTGTACGTCAGTGCCAGCCGCGCCCTGCACTGGCTCGCGCTGGTCAGCGTGGGCGAACTGCACCCGCTGGTGGCGTAG